A DNA window from Xanthomonas campestris pv. campestris str. ATCC 33913 contains the following coding sequences:
- a CDS encoding amidohydrolase family protein yields the protein MSRVDAHLHFWHLGRGDYDWLTPELSALYRDFGPDDVSAALDAADVDSVVVVQAAATEAETCYLFELARDTPRIAGVVGWVDLAAPDAPARIGALVRAGGGLLKGLRPMVQDIADVQWLASPALDAAFDALIAHDLAFDALIRAAHVPALQARLQRHPGLRVVVDHGGKPAIAAGEFVAWAASIAALAQHPGVHCKFSGLLTEAARGATAQTLEPYVAHLFARFGAQRVLWGSDWPVLTQRADYAQWLQIAQQLVQQYADGNAAAVFGDNARTFYRLPRPAAPTHGTLSV from the coding sequence ATGAGCCGGGTCGATGCGCACCTGCATTTCTGGCATCTGGGCCGTGGCGATTACGACTGGCTTACGCCGGAGCTGAGTGCGCTGTACCGCGACTTCGGTCCGGACGATGTGAGCGCCGCGCTGGATGCGGCCGATGTCGACAGCGTGGTGGTGGTGCAGGCCGCCGCCACCGAGGCGGAAACCTGCTACCTGTTCGAGCTGGCGCGCGACACCCCGCGCATTGCCGGCGTGGTGGGCTGGGTGGATCTTGCCGCGCCCGATGCACCGGCGCGGATCGGCGCATTGGTGCGCGCCGGCGGTGGCCTGCTCAAGGGCCTGCGCCCGATGGTGCAGGACATTGCCGATGTGCAGTGGCTGGCCAGCCCCGCGCTGGATGCCGCCTTCGATGCATTGATCGCGCACGACCTGGCATTCGATGCCTTGATCCGCGCCGCGCACGTGCCTGCGTTGCAGGCGCGCCTGCAGCGTCATCCCGGCCTACGCGTGGTCGTCGACCATGGCGGCAAACCGGCGATTGCCGCCGGCGAATTCGTTGCCTGGGCCGCCAGCATCGCGGCGCTGGCGCAGCATCCCGGCGTGCACTGCAAATTCTCCGGCCTGCTCACCGAAGCGGCGCGCGGCGCCACCGCGCAAACGCTCGAGCCCTATGTGGCGCATCTGTTCGCACGCTTCGGCGCGCAACGTGTGCTGTGGGGTAGCGACTGGCCGGTGCTGACCCAGCGCGCGGACTACGCACAGTGGCTGCAGATCGCACAGCAGCTGGTACAGCAGTACGCCGACGGCAATGCCGCGGCGGTGTTCGGCGACAACGCACGCACGTTCTATCGTCTGCCACGGCCGGCGGCCCCCACCCACGGAACCTTATCGGTATGA
- a CDS encoding L-fucose mutarotase codes for MSMQRLCYVLDLHDDAALIAQYERWHRPSEVWPEVVASLQQAGIAELEIFRSGDRLVMLMTVGEDYDPAAKAARDAGDPRIQAWEALMWRFQKALPGSAPGEKWREAGRIFALSEAVSVQQGSAA; via the coding sequence ATGAGCATGCAGCGGCTGTGCTATGTGCTGGATCTGCACGACGATGCGGCGTTGATTGCGCAGTACGAGCGTTGGCATCGGCCGAGCGAGGTGTGGCCGGAGGTGGTGGCGTCGTTGCAGCAGGCCGGGATTGCGGAGCTGGAGATCTTTCGCAGCGGTGACCGGTTGGTGATGTTGATGACGGTCGGTGAGGATTACGACCCGGCGGCCAAGGCGGCGCGTGATGCGGGGGATCCCCGCATCCAGGCATGGGAGGCGCTGATGTGGCGGTTTCAGAAAGCCTTGCCTGGGAGTGCGCCTGGGGAGAAGTGGCGGGAGGCTGGGCGGATTTTTGCGTTGAGTGAGGCGGTGAGTGTGCAGCAGGGTTCTGCTGCGTAG
- a CDS encoding L-fuconate dehydratase → MRTIIALETHDVRFPTSRELDGSDAMNPDPDYSAAYVVLRTDGAEDLAGYGLVFTIGRGNDVQTAAVAALAEHVVGLSVDKVIADLGAFARRLTNDSQLRWLGPEKGVMHMAIGAVINAAWDLAARAANKPLWRFIAELTPEQLVDTIDFRYLSDALTRDEALAILRDAQPQRAARTATLIEQGYPAYTTSPGWLGYSDEKLVRLAKEAVADGFRTIKLKVGANVQDDIRRCRLARAAIGPDIAMAVDANQRWDVGPAIDWMRQLAEFDIAWIEEPTSPDDVLGHAAIRQGITPVPVSTGEHTQNRVVFKQLLQAGAVDLIQIDAARVGGVNENLAILLLAAKFGVRVFPHAGGVGLCELVQHLAMADFVAITGKMEDRAIEFVDHLHQHFLDPVRIQHGRYLAPEVPGFSAEMHPASIAEFSYPDGRFWVEDLAASKAKA, encoded by the coding sequence ATGCGCACCATCATCGCCCTCGAGACCCACGACGTCCGCTTCCCCACCTCGCGCGAGCTCGATGGGTCGGACGCGATGAATCCCGATCCGGATTACTCGGCCGCCTATGTGGTGCTCCGCACCGACGGTGCGGAAGACCTGGCTGGCTACGGCCTGGTGTTCACCATCGGCCGCGGCAACGATGTGCAGACCGCCGCCGTGGCCGCATTGGCCGAGCACGTGGTTGGCCTGTCGGTGGACAAAGTGATCGCGGACCTGGGCGCGTTCGCACGCCGCCTCACCAACGACTCGCAGCTGCGCTGGCTGGGCCCGGAAAAGGGCGTGATGCACATGGCGATCGGCGCGGTGATCAACGCCGCCTGGGATCTGGCCGCGCGCGCCGCCAACAAGCCGCTGTGGCGCTTCATTGCCGAGCTCACGCCAGAGCAGCTGGTGGACACCATCGACTTCCGCTACCTCAGCGACGCCCTCACCCGCGACGAAGCGCTGGCCATCCTGCGCGATGCACAACCGCAGCGTGCAGCACGCACCGCCACGCTGATCGAACAGGGCTATCCGGCCTACACCACCTCGCCCGGCTGGCTCGGCTATTCGGATGAAAAGCTGGTGCGCCTGGCCAAGGAAGCGGTGGCCGATGGCTTCCGCACCATCAAGCTCAAGGTCGGCGCCAACGTGCAGGACGATATCCGTCGCTGTCGCCTGGCGCGCGCCGCGATCGGCCCGGACATCGCAATGGCGGTAGACGCCAACCAGCGCTGGGACGTGGGCCCGGCGATCGACTGGATGCGCCAGCTGGCCGAATTCGACATCGCCTGGATCGAAGAACCCACCAGCCCGGACGATGTGCTCGGTCACGCCGCCATCCGCCAGGGCATCACCCCGGTGCCGGTCTCCACCGGCGAGCACACCCAGAACCGGGTGGTGTTCAAGCAGCTGCTACAGGCCGGCGCAGTAGACCTGATCCAGATCGACGCCGCACGCGTGGGCGGCGTCAACGAAAACCTCGCCATCCTGCTGCTGGCCGCCAAATTCGGCGTGCGCGTGTTCCCGCACGCCGGCGGCGTGGGCCTGTGCGAACTGGTGCAGCACCTGGCCATGGCCGACTTCGTCGCGATCACCGGCAAGATGGAAGACCGCGCCATCGAATTCGTCGACCACCTGCACCAGCACTTCCTGGACCCGGTACGCATCCAGCACGGCCGCTACCTCGCTCCAGAGGTGCCCGGTTTCTCGGCGGAAATGCACCCCGCCTCGATCGCAGAATTCAGCTACCCCGACGGCCGCTTCTGGGTCGAAGACCTGGCAGCCAGCAAGGCGAAGGCCTAA
- a CDS encoding family 43 glycosylhydrolase has protein sequence MPTPTRRDVFKLLAASAGAAVAPAALGATAAPPAAACGQLLQWGRGVEGQRTADLGNGTYRNPIVAGDRPDPTILKDGDDYSMTFSSFFSYPGIVLWHSTDLVNWTPIGPALRQQLGTIWALDLCKHDGRYFIYIPANPDDRGWSIFVIWADDIRGPWSAPIDLKIAGCIDPGHVVGEDSARYLFVNGIRKIRLRADGLATDGPLEPAYAPWRYPDDWVVENFAPEGPKLNWHNGWLYLVTAVGGTAGPVTGHMVIAARSRSVHGPWEHCPHNPLVRTQSPQEPWWSRGHATLVEGPRGDWWMVYHGYENGFRTLGRQTLLEPIEWTADGWFRATGGDLSRPLRTPARTATGSANMATGFALSDDFSTDKLGTQWSLHAPKPGEQARIQRGDRVLTLACTGTSPADSAPLTCGVPDRAYAAEVTLELVGNAEGGILLFYNHKAFVGIGFTADTMKTYEYSEELVWARAPNTQRHIRLRLTNDQQVVTYHYSFDEGRNWLRHPTRMEVSGMHHNVFGGFLSLQLGIYAAQEGSVVLRDFRYRALG, from the coding sequence GTGCCAACCCCCACCCGGCGGGACGTATTCAAGCTGCTGGCGGCAAGTGCCGGTGCCGCCGTGGCACCGGCGGCGCTGGGCGCCACCGCAGCCCCGCCGGCCGCAGCCTGCGGGCAACTCCTGCAGTGGGGGCGCGGAGTCGAGGGCCAGCGCACTGCGGATCTGGGCAACGGCACCTATCGCAATCCCATCGTGGCCGGCGACCGCCCGGACCCAACCATCCTCAAGGATGGCGACGACTACTCCATGACGTTTTCGTCGTTCTTCTCCTACCCGGGCATCGTGCTGTGGCATTCCACCGACCTGGTCAACTGGACGCCGATCGGCCCGGCCCTGCGCCAGCAGCTCGGCACCATCTGGGCGCTGGACCTGTGCAAGCACGACGGCCGCTACTTCATCTACATCCCGGCCAATCCGGACGACCGCGGCTGGTCGATCTTCGTGATCTGGGCCGATGACATCCGTGGCCCATGGAGCGCGCCGATCGATTTGAAGATCGCCGGCTGCATCGACCCGGGCCACGTGGTGGGCGAAGACAGCGCGCGCTATCTGTTCGTCAACGGCATCCGCAAGATCCGTCTACGCGCCGATGGCCTGGCCACCGACGGCCCGCTCGAACCGGCATACGCGCCGTGGCGTTACCCGGATGACTGGGTGGTGGAAAACTTCGCGCCCGAAGGCCCCAAGCTCAACTGGCACAACGGCTGGCTGTATCTGGTCACCGCGGTCGGTGGCACCGCCGGGCCGGTGACCGGGCACATGGTGATCGCCGCGCGTTCGCGCTCGGTGCATGGGCCGTGGGAACACTGCCCGCACAATCCACTGGTGCGCACGCAATCACCGCAGGAGCCGTGGTGGTCGCGCGGCCATGCCACGCTGGTGGAAGGCCCACGCGGCGACTGGTGGATGGTCTATCACGGCTACGAAAACGGCTTCCGCACGCTGGGCCGGCAGACCTTGCTGGAGCCGATCGAATGGACCGCCGATGGCTGGTTCCGTGCCACCGGCGGTGATCTGTCCAGGCCGTTGCGCACGCCGGCGCGCACTGCCACCGGTAGTGCGAATATGGCGACCGGTTTCGCGTTGTCCGATGATTTTTCCACCGACAAGCTCGGCACCCAGTGGAGCCTGCATGCGCCCAAGCCGGGCGAACAGGCGCGGATCCAACGTGGCGACCGTGTGCTCACGCTGGCCTGCACCGGCACATCGCCGGCAGACAGCGCACCGCTGACCTGCGGCGTCCCCGATCGCGCCTACGCAGCCGAGGTGACGTTGGAGCTGGTCGGCAATGCCGAAGGCGGCATCCTGTTGTTCTACAACCACAAGGCGTTCGTCGGGATTGGCTTCACCGCCGACACCATGAAGACCTACGAATATTCCGAAGAACTGGTGTGGGCACGCGCGCCCAACACGCAGCGCCACATCCGTCTGCGCCTGACCAACGATCAGCAGGTAGTGACCTACCACTATTCATTCGATGAGGGCCGCAACTGGCTGCGCCATCCCACCCGCATGGAAGTCTCCGGCATGCATCACAACGTGTTCGGCGGCTTCCTGAGCTTGCAGCTGGGCATCTACGCCGCGCAGGAGGGCAGCGTGGTGCTGCGTGATTTCCGCTATCGCGCGCTGGGTTGA
- a CDS encoding SDR family oxidoreductase — MTVSIPTTPNTRLQGKRCLITAAGAGIGRESALACARAGAHVIATDIDAAALQALAAESDAITTQLLDVTDAAAITALVAAHGPFDVLFNCAGYVHQGSILDCDEPAWRRSFSINVDAMYYTCKAVLPGMLERGRGSIINMSSVASSIKGVPNRFVYGVTKAAVIGLSKAIAADYVAQGVRCNAICPGTIKTPSLGQRVQALGGDEQAVWKSFTDRQPMGRLGDPREIAQLVVYLASDESSFTTGQTHIIDGGWSN, encoded by the coding sequence ATGACAGTCTCCATTCCCACGACGCCCAACACCCGCCTGCAGGGCAAGCGCTGCCTGATCACCGCCGCCGGCGCCGGCATCGGCCGCGAAAGCGCACTGGCCTGCGCACGCGCCGGTGCGCACGTGATCGCCACCGACATCGACGCCGCCGCGCTGCAGGCGCTGGCCGCCGAATCCGACGCCATCACCACCCAGCTGCTGGATGTCACCGACGCGGCGGCGATCACTGCGCTGGTCGCGGCGCACGGCCCGTTCGATGTGCTGTTCAACTGCGCCGGCTACGTGCACCAGGGCAGCATTCTGGACTGCGACGAGCCGGCCTGGCGCCGCTCGTTCTCGATCAATGTCGATGCGATGTACTACACCTGCAAGGCGGTGCTGCCGGGCATGCTCGAGCGCGGCCGCGGCAGCATCATCAACATGTCCTCGGTGGCTTCCAGCATCAAGGGCGTGCCGAACCGCTTCGTGTACGGCGTGACCAAGGCCGCGGTGATCGGCCTGAGCAAGGCGATCGCCGCCGATTACGTGGCTCAGGGCGTGCGCTGCAATGCGATCTGCCCCGGCACCATCAAGACGCCGTCGCTGGGCCAGCGCGTGCAAGCGCTCGGCGGCGACGAGCAGGCGGTGTGGAAGAGCTTCACCGACCGCCAGCCGATGGGCCGCCTGGGCGACCCGCGCGAGATCGCGCAGCTGGTGGTGTACCTGGCATCGGACGAGTCCTCGTTCACTACCGGCCAGACCCACATCATCGACGGCGGCTGGTCCAACTGA
- a CDS encoding aldo/keto reductase, with product MNVPRQRVGSTAVQLSALGFGAAPIGNLYSAVDEGDALAAVTGAFEAGIRHFDAAPYYGYGLSEARLGRGLAGVPRADYTLSTKVGRCVYDDATAVAGRDGFAVAGRRAEFDYSANGVRRAFASSLERLGTDYIDVLLLHDIGALTHGDNHANVLRQALEEALPAMAELKAAGACGAIGLGVNEQDVALEVLPRFPLDCVMLAGRYTLLEQHGAAALLDQAQQRNVAILSAGPYSSGLLSDARGPGATYNYAPVDAATLDHAQRLYAACAAFGVDIGAAALQFPLAHPAVITVVAGMRSVAEVQSASARLQATVPAALWQRLRDDGLLDAALPTP from the coding sequence ATGAATGTGCCGCGCCAGCGTGTGGGCAGCACTGCGGTGCAGTTGTCGGCACTGGGCTTTGGCGCGGCGCCGATCGGCAATCTGTACAGCGCAGTCGACGAGGGCGACGCGCTGGCCGCGGTGACGGGCGCGTTCGAGGCCGGCATCCGCCATTTCGATGCCGCGCCCTACTACGGCTACGGGCTGAGCGAAGCGCGCCTGGGCCGCGGGCTGGCCGGCGTGCCGCGCGCGGACTACACGCTGTCGACCAAGGTGGGCCGCTGCGTCTATGACGACGCAACGGCGGTTGCCGGGCGCGACGGCTTTGCGGTGGCCGGCCGGCGCGCCGAGTTCGACTACAGCGCCAATGGCGTGCGGCGCGCGTTCGCCTCCAGCCTGGAACGCCTGGGCACCGACTACATCGATGTGCTGTTGCTGCACGACATCGGTGCGCTGACCCACGGCGACAACCATGCCAACGTGCTGCGCCAGGCCTTGGAGGAGGCCTTGCCGGCAATGGCGGAGCTGAAGGCGGCCGGTGCGTGCGGGGCGATCGGGCTGGGCGTCAACGAGCAGGACGTGGCACTGGAGGTGCTGCCACGGTTTCCGCTGGACTGCGTGATGCTGGCCGGCCGCTACACGCTGCTGGAACAGCACGGCGCCGCTGCGCTGCTCGACCAGGCGCAGCAACGCAACGTGGCGATCCTGTCGGCTGGCCCATACAGCTCGGGCCTGCTGAGCGACGCGCGCGGCCCCGGCGCCACCTATAACTACGCGCCGGTGGATGCGGCCACGCTGGACCACGCGCAGCGCCTGTACGCCGCCTGCGCCGCGTTCGGCGTGGATATCGGTGCGGCCGCGTTGCAGTTCCCGCTGGCGCATCCGGCGGTGATCACGGTGGTGGCAGGCATGCGTAGCGTGGCCGAAGTGCAGTCGGCCAGTGCGCGCCTGCAGGCGACGGTGCCGGCCGCACTGTGGCAGCGGCTGCGCGACGACGGCCTGCTCGACGCGGCGTTGCCTACGCCATGA
- a CDS encoding fumarylacetoacetate hydrolase family protein yields the protein MKLVRVGAPGQERPGLIDSDGKLRDLSGVISDVAGEHITNAGLDTLRALDVASLPLIEGEQRYGAAVGQIGKFICVGLNYADHAAESGMEVPKMPILFMKATTAVCGPNDTVIIPRGSVKSDWEVELGVVIGDVARDVSVDEALNHVAGYAVINDLSEREFQLEHGGQWVKGKSADTFGPIGPWLVTRDEIADPQNLSMWLEVNGHRYQHGSTRTMVFGVAELVSHISRYMTLMPGDVISTGTPPGVGLGQKPPVYLKPGDVMELEIEGLGRQRQPVVAHPRDAV from the coding sequence ATGAAACTCGTACGCGTAGGCGCCCCCGGCCAGGAACGTCCCGGCCTGATCGACAGCGACGGCAAGCTCCGCGACCTGAGCGGCGTGATCAGCGATGTGGCCGGTGAGCACATCACCAACGCCGGTCTGGACACGTTGCGCGCGCTGGATGTCGCATCGCTGCCGCTGATCGAAGGCGAGCAGCGCTACGGCGCGGCGGTTGGCCAGATCGGCAAGTTCATCTGCGTGGGCCTGAACTACGCCGACCACGCCGCCGAATCGGGCATGGAAGTGCCCAAGATGCCGATTCTTTTCATGAAGGCGACCACCGCGGTGTGCGGCCCCAACGACACGGTGATCATCCCGCGCGGCTCGGTGAAGAGCGACTGGGAAGTGGAACTGGGCGTGGTGATTGGCGATGTGGCGCGCGATGTGTCGGTGGACGAGGCGCTGAACCACGTGGCCGGCTATGCGGTGATCAACGATCTGTCCGAGCGCGAATTCCAGCTCGAACACGGCGGCCAGTGGGTCAAGGGCAAGAGTGCCGACACCTTCGGCCCGATCGGCCCGTGGCTGGTGACGCGCGATGAGATCGCCGACCCGCAGAACCTGTCGATGTGGCTGGAGGTCAACGGCCACCGCTACCAGCACGGCAGCACCCGCACGATGGTATTCGGCGTGGCCGAACTGGTCAGCCACATCAGCCGCTACATGACGCTGATGCCGGGCGATGTGATCAGCACCGGCACCCCGCCGGGCGTGGGCCTGGGCCAGAAGCCGCCGGTGTATCTCAAGCCGGGCGACGTGATGGAACTGGAGATCGAAGGCCTGGGTCGCCAGCGTCAGCCGGTGGTGGCCCATCCGCGTGATGCTGTTTGA